A region of Moorena sp. SIOASIH DNA encodes the following proteins:
- a CDS encoding sulfotransferase family 2 domain-containing protein, which yields MIISHKYQFIFIKTTKTAGTSIEIALSKFCGSEDIITPIYPEEEMRTQLGYRGAQNYQADGFYNHIHAAEIKKLIGDEVWNSYYKFCFERNPWDRFVSYYYWRYQLEPRPTIAEFLESEFKPLFFLRRTGFKLYTIEGEIAVDRICLYENLNEELEQLRIRLGLPETLQLPRAKSSTRKDQRSYREILDENTQKLIRETFSKEISMFGYAL from the coding sequence ATGATTATTTCTCACAAGTACCAATTCATTTTTATAAAAACAACCAAAACTGCTGGAACAAGCATCGAAATCGCTTTATCTAAATTTTGTGGTAGCGAAGACATTATCACCCCGATTTATCCAGAAGAAGAAATGAGGACACAATTGGGCTATCGAGGTGCTCAAAACTATCAAGCTGATGGTTTCTATAATCATATTCATGCTGCGGAGATCAAAAAGTTGATTGGAGATGAGGTCTGGAACAGCTACTACAAGTTTTGTTTCGAGAGAAATCCTTGGGATCGTTTTGTATCCTATTACTATTGGCGTTATCAACTAGAACCACGTCCAACTATTGCTGAGTTTTTAGAGTCAGAGTTCAAACCTCTGTTTTTCCTGAGGAGGACGGGGTTTAAATTGTATACTATTGAGGGAGAGATCGCAGTAGATAGAATTTGTCTTTATGAGAATCTCAATGAAGAATTAGAACAATTAAGGATTCGATTAGGGCTACCTGAAACCTTACAATTGCCTAGAGCTAAATCTTCTACCAGAAAAGATCAGCGAAGCTATCGCGAAATTTTAGACGAAAATACCCAAAAACTAATCCGAGAGACTTTTAGTAAAGAAATTAGCATGTTTGGTTATGCTCTGTAA
- a CDS encoding sulfotransferase family 2 domain-containing protein, which yields MLCNDFQCVFVHIPKVAGESIEGFFSSLLGVTREMLLLRSNRDPKLGPEQLSHLTAQEYVRFGHMTAEQFKSYYKFSFVRNPWKRLASEYIFKRYIDKFEFKDFVFNNFPKPDDYSDASRHVLPQYDFLYDSQGNLLVDFVGRFENLQADFNIVCQKLGIKETQLPHLNSNKQNKIVKGYKQEYKPYLEYYDDETKEFVGKIYKKDIETFGYRFTD from the coding sequence ATGCTCTGTAACGATTTCCAATGTGTTTTTGTTCATATCCCCAAAGTGGCTGGAGAAAGCATTGAGGGTTTTTTTTCTAGCTTGCTTGGTGTCACCAGAGAGATGTTGCTGCTTAGATCTAATAGAGATCCGAAACTAGGCCCGGAGCAGCTCTCCCATCTAACAGCACAAGAATATGTTAGGTTTGGGCATATGACAGCAGAACAATTCAAGTCTTATTATAAATTTTCTTTTGTCCGAAATCCTTGGAAACGATTAGCATCTGAATATATTTTTAAAAGATATATAGACAAATTTGAGTTTAAGGACTTTGTTTTTAACAATTTCCCCAAACCAGATGATTATAGTGATGCCTCTCGACATGTCTTACCGCAGTATGATTTCCTTTATGACTCTCAAGGAAATCTTTTGGTCGATTTTGTGGGCAGATTTGAGAACCTGCAAGCAGATTTTAATATTGTCTGCCAAAAGCTGGGAATAAAAGAGACTCAACTTCCTCATCTGAATTCAAATAAACAAAACAAGATTGTGAAGGGGTACAAACAGGAGTACAAACCTTATTTGGAGTATTATGATGATGAAACGAAAGAATTTGTAGGAAAAATTTATAAAAAGGATATTGAAACTTTTGGCTATAGGTTTACCGATTAA